From a single Brassica napus cultivar Da-Ae chromosome C9, Da-Ae, whole genome shotgun sequence genomic region:
- the LOC106423894 gene encoding uncharacterized protein LOC106423894: MALAVVTSARKLRPYFQSHTIEVLSNQPLRMVMQNTNQSGLLTKWAMELSEHDIVYKNRTAAKSQVLADFLIELTLELEQDLILPSLNWILHVDGSSTSKGSGAGVQLQSPTGELIRQSFSFGFAASNNEAEYESLIAGLRLAKAVKAKRINAYCDSQLVVSQYLGDYDVRNERMDTYLKLVQDLTRVFEFFELTKVPRGENVCADALAALGSKLHDQVKRTIPIHKIEKPSIDTKAEQTAIAAAISEAMDIDEAEPPSQDDQPTDWRKELIDYLAEGLLPTEKWDARRLKRRSAHYVVMDGELHRWTATKVLLKCISGEETRLVMAETHEGAAGNHSGGRALTLKVKNLGFYWPTMNADCETYVRKCDKCQRHASTLHSPTEFLHTLTAPYPFMRWGMDIIGPMPASRQKKFILVLTDYFTKWVETEAYASITDKEVQNFAWKNIICRHGLPYEIITDNGSQFILHHFKGFCDRW; the protein is encoded by the coding sequence ATGGCCTTAGCTGTCGTCACCTCGGCCAGGAAACTGCGACCCTACTTTCAGTCGCACACGATTGAAGTACTGTCCAACCAACCACTCCGAATGGTTATGCAGAATACTAACCAGTCAGGACTGTTGACTAAATGGGCGATGGAGCTGAGCGAACATGACATCGTGTACAAGAATCGCACAGCAGCAAAGTCACAGGTCCTTGCCGACTTCTTGATCGAGTTAACACTAGAGCTGGAGCAAGACCTCATCCTACCAAGTTTAAACTGGATCCTACACGTCGACGGTTCATCCACGAGTAAAGGGTCGGGGGCAGGAGTGCAACTACAATCACCAACAGGAGAACTCATCCGGCAGTCATTCAGTTTTGGTTTTGCGGCgtcaaacaacgaagctgagTACGAATCCCTCATCGCAGGGCTCCGTCTCGCAAAGGCAGTGAAAGCCAAAAGAATcaacgcttactgcgactctcaaCTTGTCGTAAGCCAGTACCTCGGAGATTACGACGTCCGCAACGAAAGGATGGACACCTacctcaaactcgtccaagacctCACACGAgtcttcgagttcttcgaactcacgaaggttcctCGCGGAGAAAATGTCTGTGCCGACGCCCTCGCTGCTCTAGGAAGCAAGCTACACGATCAAGTCAAGAGGACAATCCCAATCCATAAAATCGAGAAACCAAGCATCGACACGAAGGCGGAACAGACTGCGATCGCAGCAGCGATTAGCGAAGCGATGGACATCGACGAAGCAGAACCTCCTTCGCAGGATGATCAGCCAACAGATTGGCGCAAGGAACTCATCGATTACCTCGCTGAAGGTTTATTACCCACCGAGAAATGGGACGCGCGGCGACTGAAGCGACGTAGCGCACACTACGTTGTCATGGACGGGGAACTACACCGATGGACCGCAACGAAGGTGCTACTCAAATGTATCTCCGGCGAAGAAACAAGACTAGTCATGGCCGAAACACATGAAGGAGCAGCAGGCAATCACTCGGGCGGACGAGCTCTCACATTAAAAGTAAAGAATCTCGGATTCTACTGGCCAACCATGAACGCCGACTGCGAGACATACGTGCGCAAGTGCGACAAATGCCAGCGTCATGCTTCCACCTTACACAGCCCAACGGAGTTCCTTCATACCCTAACTGCTCCATACCCAttcatgcgatggggaatggacatcatCGGTCCGATGCCGGCATCTCGCCAAAAGAAGTTCATCCTGGTCCTCACAGATTACTTCACCAAATGGGTTGAAACCGAAGCCTACGCCAGCATCACCGACAAGGAGGTGCAAAACTTCGCCTGGAAGAACATAATCTGCCGACATGGGCTCCCATACGAGATCATTACAGACAACGGTTCACAATTCATCTTGCATCATTTCAAGGGATTCTGCGACAGATGGTGA
- the LOC125592653 gene encoding uncharacterized protein LOC125592653: MPMVTSDPITLLNDVKPFKTTWKVEVKVLHSWTQHSSYSGGDSLQFILADKRGVKIHCTCKRLFYGRVKKLQASVETSLIFNFFNNMVVDVIGQAIDIGDIQVVPAQGGKETKKLELTLTDTEDQQVACCLRGQFAEQMLHTSKVAQVNQNFLCLLRFAKINVYKGQVQITNAFDSSTIEINPPGFDVQDYLQVLPNNDIALTTGSHEVAKTQGNKRPLDKWSTYPERSILDIIMATETEKCIVKGTIFAIDTDWAWFKLHLLIKDDTGETRVLLLDSIAEPILGVSAEVLLDGSLEEIEDPEDLSDAINDLIGKTFKFGVYVSKDNVDYGADIFNTGKTWSADEIISQSDDENTEDTLTNIALSDRSSGQVSLISIESGHHMFVFNSTIKTKRKQ; this comes from the exons ATGCCTATGGTTACCTCGGACCCGATCACTTTGTTGAACGATGTCAAACCATTCAAAACAACATGGAAGGTTGAAGTGAAAGTTCTGCATTCATGGACACAACATTCATCTTATTCTGGTGGAGACTCTCTTCAGTTCATACTAGCAGATAAGAGa GGTGTTAAGATTCATTGTACCTGCAAGAGACTCTTCTATGGTCGTGTTAAAAAACTTCAG GCTTCGGTTGAGACATCCCTaatcttcaatttttttaataatatggtTGTAGATGTTATTGGTCAAGCAATTGATATTGGAGATATCCAGGTTGTGCCTGCGCAAGGTggtaaagaaacaaagaagctTGAACTCACTTTAACAGATACAGA AGATCAGCAAGTAGCATGTTGTCTTCGGGGTCAGTTTGCTGAACAAATGTTACATACATCCAAAGTTGCTCAAGTGAATCAAAACTTTCTTTGTTTACTGAGATTTGCCAAAATCAATGTTTACAAGG GACAAGTTCAGATAACAAATGCATTTGATTCTTCCACAATTGAAATAAATCCACCCGGGTTTGACGTCCAAGACTATCTACAAGT GTTGCCAAATAATGACATTGCTCTCACTACTGGTAGTCATGAGGTTGCAAAAACTCAAGGAAACAAACGCCCACTTGATAAATGGTCTACTTATCCAGAGAGATCAATACTTGATATCATAATGGCGACTGAG ACTGAAAAGTGCATTGTTAAGGGCACGATTTTTGCAATTGATACAGACTGGGCTTG gttTAAACTACATCTACTCATAAAGGATGACACTGGTGAAACTAGAGTCCTGCTTCTTGATAGTATTGCTGAACCCATTTTGGGAGTAAGTGCTGAAGTGCTCTTAGATGGTTCTCTAGAAGAG ATTGAGGATCCAGAAGACTTGTCTGATGCTATTAATGATCTTATTGGTAAAACTTTCAAGTTTGGTGTGTATGTGAGCAAAGACAATGTTGACTATGGAGCTGATATATTTAACACTGGAAAGACATGGTCTGCTGATGAAATCATATCTCAGTCTGACGATGAGAATACTGAGGATACATTGACCAACATTGCTTTATCAGACCGTTCATCAGGACAG GTATCTTTGATCAGTATTGAGAGTGGACACCACATGTTTGTCTTCAACTCCACTATCAAAACGAAAAGGAAACAATGA
- the LOC106378681 gene encoding meiosis-specific protein ASY2-like, with protein MSSAQRLSRQQKGKSVAAPSAPARSPDGGCIGDLESTHHEAMMDTIDLSRSQRLLVADATRLAREGSENVAVRDATELEDDPSEDDDSEAELFPTTFYPEGIFEELPRLHPDLLRPAFVAGQDLDGVDETKSTLRSVKRVLRASNATGVPFLIPTKEQRPWSPPIGYQTVYNSYFQDDTRCWFPIPRLITAYARRRDLAISQLLNGSLRLAVTLSILAEQIDVPMSVRSFEEMTSITDMKDGTYSVKMRPNCNVCAGHPNKTQNWQRSYFFIKSDDSAFEEPRREDYRVLWNFGHPTSPVYPEDFLKSVRAVALLRIYRWSKITVKRIRELKDRIARREWRSDLSTVLPIRTKRLDIFPKDIQKQVSEAKRMGTLPDLSAILAAQLGLASEEGPSTTVPRAGEVPPSGARNAGKGKKRKRGGSGVEGSAEEASDSENPEEPTKIEEGDVQEEELQPEEEASEAEISGERDDAAKVGEGEESETPLNAARPDGSEEDSGESLLLIRRHNDEVGDEARSPVLASSREGTPVPIGEGVAQIGTSSRGSAILWRVPGVNFPDKVSFRYKGPAPLVYVPEKCGEFLRQLRGRAKPLPAVKDHIFGSEYKEAARAKLLGDSATNVVIDKYDTALKGALGELELAKKEHAEKEEASARQLNASRADVERLNGMVARIIARRDELKAELEVSRGVVRELEQKNAELESEKVSLAASHEREMGRLRNSRILEVTRDRGRVEAEMAAKANRRFARIRSREERRGPYEEARLLHSHAFGTRKCLEALKRAGSDISQATIEIFAEQEKKYEEEAEKLRVGEIPEEDLTLSPLVLDSQYVDA; from the exons ATGTCGTCAGCTCAGAGGTTATCGAGGCAGCAAAAGGGGAAATCAGTCGCGGCGCCATCAGCTCCGGCAAGGAGTCCTGACGGAGGTTGTATCGGGGATCTCGAATCGACTCATCACGAGGCGATGATGGACACAATTGATTTGTCTCGCTCCCAGAGGCTTTTGGTCGCAGATGCTACGCGGCTTGCGAGAGAAGGGAGCGAGAACGTCGCCGTGAGGGATGCGACGGAGT TGGAAGACGATCCTTCGGAAGACGACGATTCTGAAGCAGAGTTGTTTCCGACGACCTTCTATCCCGAAGGGATTTTCGAGGAGCTTCCACGACTACATCCTGACTTATTGCGCCCTGCTTTCGTGGCTGGTCAAGATTTGGACGGTGTGGACGAGACTAAGTCAACCCTGAGGAGCGTGAAGAGGGTTCTTCGGGCCAGTAACGCTACAGGTGTGCCCTTCCTCATTCCTACGAAGGAGCAAAGGCCTTGGTCTCCTCCGATCGGGTACCAAACGGTATACAACTCCTACTTCCAGGATGACACTCGCTGTTGGTTCCCCATCCCGCGACTGATCACCGCGTACGCTAGGCGGCGAGATCTTGCGATTAGTCAGTTACTGAACGGCTCGCTGCGACTAGCCGTCACTCTATCAATTCTAGCGGAGCAGATTGACGTGCCGATGAGCGTCAGGTCGTTCGAGGAGATGACCTCGATAACCGACATGAAGGACGGAACCTACTCGGTGAAGATGCGACCAAACTGCAATGTGTGCGCCGGTCATCCAAACAAAACGCAGAATTGGCAGCGTTCCTATTTCTTCATCAAGTCCGACGACTCGGCTTTCGAGGAGCCACGTCGAGAGGACTATCGGGTCTTATGGAACT TTGGCCATCCCACGTCTCCAGTCTATCCTGAGGATTTCCTGAAGAGCGTTCGAGCCGTCGCTTTGCTTCGAATCTACCGTTGGTCCAAGATTACCGTCAAGAGGATTCGCGAGCTTAAGGACCGGATCGCCCGAA GAGAGTGGAGATCTGATCTTTCGACTGTTCTTCCTATTCGCACCAAGCGACTAGACATCTTCCCGAAGGACATCCAGAAGCAAGTTTCTGAAGCAAAGAGGATGGGAACTCTTCCTGATTTGAGCGCGATATTAGCCGCCCAGCTGGGACTGGCCAGCGAGGAGGGACCCTCGACGACGGTTCCTCGCGCTGGTGAGGTTCCCCCTTCTGGTGCTAGAAACGCGGGGAAGGGTAAAAAAAGGAAGAGGGGCGGCTCGGGAGTCGAGGGGAGCGCCGAGGAGGCGAGCGAC TCGGAGAATCCCGAAGAACCGACTAAGATTGAGGAGGGTGatgttcaagaagaagaacttcAACCCGAAGAGGAGGCTTCTGAGGCTGAAATCTCGGGAGAACGGGACGATGCGGCGAAAGTTGGTGAAGGGGAGGAATCTGAAACTCCTCTTAATGCCGCCCGTCCGGACGGTTCTGAAGAAGACAGCGGAGAGTCGCTGCTTTTGATCAGGAGGCATAATGACGAGGTTGGCGATGAGGCGCGATCTCCTGTTCTGGCGTCTTCTCGCGAGGGAACTCCGGTTCCCATTGGAGAAGGGGTCGCTCAGATAGGCACTTCTTCTCGCGGCTCCGCTATCTTGTGGAGGGTGCCCGGAGTCAACTTTCCAGACAAGGTTTCGTTTCGCTACAAGGGACCGGCCCCTCTAGTGTACGTTCCCGAGAAGTGCGGAGAGTTCCTTCGCCAACTAAGGGGGAGGGCAAAACCTTTGCCCGCAGTGAAGGACCACATCTTCGGGAGTGAATACAAGGAAGCTGCGAGGGCCAAGCTGCTG GGGGACAGCGCGACGAACGTCGTGATCGATAAGTACGACACTGCCCTGAAGGGAGCTTTGGGCGAACTCGAGCTGGCTAAGAAGGAGCACGCGGAGAAAGAGGAAGCTTCTGCTCGCCAGCTGAATGCATCGAGGGCTGACGTCGAGAGGCTTAACGGGATGGTTGCTCGCATTATTGCTCGAAGAGACGAGCTCAAAGCCGAGTTGGAGGTATCCCGAGGAGTCGTCCGTGAGCTCGAGCAGAAGAACGCCGAACTCGAGAGCGAGAAGGTTTCGCTTGCTGCGTCTCATGAAAGAGAGATGGGGCGCCTTAGAAATTCCAGAATCCTGGAAGTGACGAGGGATAGAGGAAGAGTTGAGGCCGAGATGGCCGCGAAAGCTAATCGTCGCTTCGCTAGGATTCGCTCCCGAGAAGAGCGACGAGGTCCCTATGAGGAGGCCCGGTTGCTTCATAGCCATGCCTTCGGAACCAGGAAATGCCTTGAGGCTTTGAAGAGGGCTGGGAGCGACATCTCGCAAGCTACTATCGAGATATTTGCCGAGCAAGAGAAGAAATACGAGGAGGAAGCCGAGAAGCTTAGGGTGGGCGAGATACCCGAGGAAGATCTCACACTTTCTCCTCTCGTATTGGACTCTCAGTATGTGGATGCTTGA